A genome region from Triticum aestivum cultivar Chinese Spring chromosome 2B, IWGSC CS RefSeq v2.1, whole genome shotgun sequence includes the following:
- the LOC123043559 gene encoding 26S proteasome regulatory subunit 4 homolog has translation MGQGTPGGMGKQGGAPGDRGKPGGDGDKKDKKFEPPAAPSRVGRKQRRQKGPEAAARLPGVAPLSKCRLRLLKLDRVKDYLLMEEEFVAAQERLRPTEEKTEEDRSKVDDLRGTPMSVGSLEEIIDESHAIVSSSVGPEYYVGILSFVDKDQLEPGCSILMHNKVLSVVGILQDEVDPMVSVMKVEKAPLESYADIGGLDAQIQEIKEAVELPLTHPELYEDIGIRPPKGVILYGEPGTGKTLLAKAVANSTSATFLRVVGSELIQKYLGDGPKLVRELFRVADELSPSIVFIDEIDAVGTKRYDAHSGGEREIQRTMLELLNQLDGFDSRGDVKVILATNRIESLDPALLRPGRIDRKIEFPLPDIKTRRRIFQIHTAKMTLSDDVNLEEFVMTKDEFSGADIKAICTESGLLALRERRMKVTHADFKKAKEKVMFKKKEGVPEGLYM, from the exons atgggGCAGGGCACGCCGGGCGGCATGGGCAAGCAGGGCGGCGCCCCGGGCGACCGCGGCAagccgggcggcgacggcgacaagaaggacaagaagttcgagCCGCCCGCCGCGCCGTCCCGCGTCGGCCGCAAGCAGCGCCGCCAGAAGGGGCCCGAGGCGGCCGCCCGCCTCCCCGGCGTCGCGCCGCTCTCcaagtgccgcctccgcctcctcaagCTCGACCGCGTCAAGGACTACCTCCTCATGGAGGAGGAGTTCGTCGCCGCGCAGGAGCGCCTCCGCCCCACCGAGGAGAAGACGGAGGAGGACCGCTCCAAGGTCGACGACCTCCGCGGCACCCCCATGAGCGTCGGATCCCTCGAGGAGATCATCGACGAGAGCCACGCCATCGTCTCCTCCTCCGTCGGCCCCGAGTACTACGTCGGCATACTCTCCTTCGTCGACAAGGACCAGCTCGAGCCAGGCTGCTCCATCCTCATGCACAACAAG GTTCTCTCCGTGGTTGGAATTCTGCAAGACGAAGTTGATCCTATGGTATCTGTGATGAAAGTTGAGAAAGCTCCGCTGGAATCATATGCGGACATTGGTGGGTTAGATGCTCAGATTCAAGAAATAAAAGAGGCGGTTGAGCTTCCACTAACCCACCCCGAGTTATATGAAGACATTGGAATAAGGCCACCCAAGGGGGTCATATTATATGGAGAACCGGGAACAGGGAAAACTCTACTTGCCAAG GCTGTTGCTAACTCCACATCTGCAACTTTCTTACGTGTCGTTGGAAGTGAACTTATTCAGAAGTACCTTGGCGACGGTCCAAAACTAGTTAGAGAACTATTTAGAGTGGCGGATGAGCTTTCCCCCTCGATAGTCTTCATCGATGAGATCGATGCAGTTGGAACAAAGAGGTATGATGCTCATTCAGGAGGGGAGCGTGAGATTCAAagaactatgttggagttgctgAACCAGCTAGATGGTTTTGACTCACGCGGAGATGTTAAAGTTATTCTAGCTACGAATCGCATTGAAAGTCTTGATCCAGCCTTGCTTCGCCCTGGCCGAATAGACCGAAAGATAGAATTCCCTCTTCCAGACATTAAGACTAGGCGGCGCATCTTCCAG ATACATACGGCGAAGATGACATTGTCAGATGATGTGAACCTGGAAGAGTTTGTCATGACTAAGGATGAGTTTTCTGGTGCTGACATCAAAGCAATATGCACCGAATCTGGCTTGCTTGCTTTGAGAGAGCGTAGGATGAAG GTGACGCACGCCGACTTCAAGAAGGCAAAGGAGAAGGTCATGTTCAAGAAGAAGGAAGGCGTGCCGGAGGGGCTTTACATGTGA